Genomic DNA from Pungitius pungitius chromosome 12, fPunPun2.1, whole genome shotgun sequence:
aaacaggatTGAAATTCTAAGACAaaaaccaaaccccccccccccagaccagaTGAAGCTGTGGTAGATACCCGTCAATCACAGCAGTCCCGCCCCAAAGCCTACCTTACATCTAAATGGACCAtagtttactaaatgaacatcgtgctgtattgaagacttgaaagaGATTGAGACCACAAACGTATGTTTACTGATTCTATACaaccagaggagttgcccctTCATGCAGTAGCAAGAATGCAGATTTAATGCACTTCCGCCAAGAGCAGACCTGGATGTTGTTGCCATTATTTAACACTAAGAAGTGCTCAATCCGTAAAACAACATAGTGTATCAAAAGGTTTTTAATATAGCAGTTATTGTCACgagagacattaaaacaatgGACTGCGCGTGTGTAGGTCCATTTGTGATTCCACCCCCTTTGTGTCTTACCATGTGACCGGCTTTGAGGATCCAGTAGAAGGCAAAGTTCTTATAAGTCTTGCAGAACGCTCCAGTAATGCCCGGGGAAGTGGGGTCATCCAGGGGGGTCCACCTCAGCTCGTTAAAACCAGGTAGCCCCTCCCACTTTAACCTCTTCACCCACAGCTCCTGACCTGTGACAGGAAGTAAACCCGTGTGACGGGAAGCTCGCTTTTCCAAATATATCAAATGTAgggctggatttgaattgtcaagAAAATACCCCCTAACGTCTATTCGATGACCTTTGTGGAAAACGTTATGGGTCAAAGAAAGATTGTTAGGGGAATTCATGAGTGTTTCGGGGAAGACAACCGCGCTCCCCAGATTGCATGTTAGTGACGTCAGTCAGTGGGACGGAATTATCTCCTTTCGTcaaggatggtccagtggttcctataATAAAGAGCTAAgtagggaagcattgaagctcctttgcttagcattagagaattcGATCAGCTCTCATCATGGAGACCGCTCCCACTACTTCCAGGTCATTCTACTCGGTTTGGAACCTTCATGAACCAATTGgacaatttgaatccagccCGGGTTCACACCACTGCTGCTTGGGCTTAACAGGAGGGAACATATGGAGCACGTTACCCATGGTGTCCACTATGAGATCCAGCTGTCCATTGTAGACGGTGACGTTGACCCCGGCAGTCAGCAGCTGGTCGACCACGTCCACCACAGGTCTCATGAAGTCTCCTGCCATGTTGCTGAACACGTCCTCTGCCTGGCCTGGACAAACATAGAAAAGAtcaaaaaggagaaacagaAAAGGATTTCTAGGGAAAAAGGTCCACAGCAGAGATACGGTACCTCCCCAGGTGACATTCTCTGGGATGATGCCCAGCTTCTTCCTGATTGGGCCGTTCATCAGATCGCTCAGCGATTGGCTGTAGAGCGGTCGAATATGGCGACGCGCTTGCAGAGCTGGTGGAGACGCAACATTTGAGTCCGATTGGAAGAGGTGTTCACTTTGTCATTTTACTAAAACATATCGTTTTATCTCAACAACCAAAATCAACTCTTCTTAGTTTGGTCATTTCTATAAATTGCCGAGTCAACGCGATGGCTTACAGACAAAGTCTTCTCCCGCCACAGAGGTGCGCCTGTCATCCGGCTGACTGGTGAGGATGTTGTAGAAGTTCACGCCATTGGTGTTCTGGGGTGAAAAGCAACACAACACCACATGAACCATGTGTGCAGCAAGTAAAGCTTACTTTCAATACGCAATAGGAGAGACTGGGTTGTCTCTGACGGCCTCAGGGACAAGAGGTTGGAGTAAAAGAAGTGGCCAGTTTAAAAGCCAACTTGTCTTTTGCATTGCAATGCACTTCCGCCACAGAAGGAATGCATGGCGTTTCCTTGGGGGCAGGACGTTCCTAGTGGGACAGTAGGAACACCTGTGTACAGGATCGCTGCATCGTTTCCAGACATGCGGCTCAAGCTGCTCATTGGTGATTTCAAGCTTCCCACTCTTTGTCCGGCATGCTTAAATGGGTCTTTACAAAAGTTAACTCCGGTTCTGGCATTTTTGGATGCGCTCAGCGAAGAATGGCCAATCTCTGCCTGACCTCCTCCCACAGTGGCCTCAGGGCTTCCTTCTCTGCCGGAGTGGCTTTCCTTCAGTTCTtacacagttgttgttgttgttgttttgtctccttttctcctcacgGCGGTTCTGTTTGTTTGGGACCTCGCTGAGCCCTCCTGCTATGAGATATCTCCAAACTGGTTGCGCTTGGCCCTTGGCCCTGGTCAGCATGTTGCCCCTCCAACATGCTGACCAGGGCCACATCCAGTTTGTGCCATTCTCCCACCATGTTTGCCTTTGGCCATTTTTACTCCTCCTGGCTAGTTCCTTTGCTCGGCTTTTTGGCTTGGCTCAGTTCTGAGGGGACTGCTGGGATTTTCGGCCCGGTGCTCACATGGAGGCTCGGACCTTCTTCCCCCTCTACTTCCCTTCACTGAAGTATTTGAAGCTCCCAGAATGTCCCATCCACATTTCCGCAGTTTCTTCTTACGATCCGTTTCCATCGCAGTTGTTACCGTGATATCTGTCCTCCCAAACAAAACGTGGTCTGAATTTATGGATAAACAGTAAAACACAGAGCTTCATCTCTGAAAGGTCACTTGACAGCATCAAACAGTGCCGCGCACCCTCCTGAGTGGCACCAACCTGCTCCACCACGGTCTCAGCCACAGACCACAGCTCCGTGGCCTTCTggaactgctgctgctccaccgcTTGCTTCACCGCGTCCGCCGCACTCTGGACCTCCTCCAGGCCGCGATCGTCCAGCAGTGACTGGACAGCAGAGAGGCCACGTTAGATTAAACCTCAACAGGTCGGATTAAGACATCTTGTTTAATAGAAGCAGGTCGTTTGTCACTCACAGTAGTGTAGAGGTACGGGCCCCAGGTCATCACAGAGTCTGTGGGGGGGGATAAAACAGTACAGTCATTTCTTCCCACCAGATCTCCCCTTAAACTTTGATGATGCATTTAACCGTCTCTATGGGATTGAGTATTGAAAAGAAA
This window encodes:
- the scpep1 gene encoding retinoid-inducible serine carboxypeptidase, which encodes MARLPGLLAVLLCLALLAHTGLSARPPTTGGEAWSYVEVRDGAHMFWWLYNADRKDLPLVMWLQGGPGGSGSGFGNFAEIGPLDGDLKPRKTSWVQAASVLFVDNPVGTGFSYTDRPGAYATDVATVASDMLGLLRHFFEARPAFQSVPFYIFSESYGGKMAAAISLELTKAVAQGDVKCNFAGVALGDSWISPLDSVMTWGPYLYTTSLLDDRGLEEVQSAADAVKQAVEQQQFQKATELWSVAETVVEQNTNGVNFYNILTSQPDDRRTSVAGEDFVSLQARRHIRPLYSQSLSDLMNGPIRKKLGIIPENVTWGGQAEDVFSNMAGDFMRPVVDVVDQLLTAGVNVTVYNGQLDLIVDTMGQELWVKRLKWEGLPGFNELRWTPLDDPTSPGITGAFCKTYKNFAFYWILKAGHMIPSDQGPMALQMLKMITQQV